In a genomic window of bacterium:
- a CDS encoding FAD:protein FMN transferase yields MPPAACRRSPLRRAMALGIALAGSACLSLAASLSPGPADAPRPNGAPLRTYRFVAPTMGTQATLTLVGEDSLALAPCAARILGNLARVDSLMSNWTHTSEVARINGALDATVGGAPLALEPETARVLAAALAVAAASEGAFDITVEPLVRLWGFLGGPKRVPSAAEIAALRPRVGRALLALDPASGLAAARAGVRIDLGGIAKGYAVDCLRDSLLAMGMRDALVDLSGNIALLGAPPGRDTWRLGLRDPADREATLGTLRLPRPAVATSGDYEQFFAADGKRYGHILDPRTGWPVDSLASATVVMDSAMQADAWATALCVLGPSAARRLARERHDLEAILVERRDEGPDLVWVEEGLAASFSLDPALAERYALRRF; encoded by the coding sequence ATGCCGCCCGCTGCCTGCCGCCGTTCTCCCCTTCGCCGCGCCATGGCGCTGGGAATCGCTCTCGCGGGCAGCGCCTGCCTGTCACTCGCAGCTTCGCTCTCCCCCGGCCCCGCCGACGCCCCGCGGCCGAACGGCGCGCCTTTGCGCACCTACCGCTTCGTAGCCCCCACGATGGGCACCCAGGCCACACTCACCCTCGTCGGCGAGGATTCGCTCGCCCTCGCTCCCTGCGCTGCCCGCATCCTCGGCAATCTAGCGCGCGTGGACTCCCTGATGAGCAACTGGACGCACACGAGCGAAGTGGCGCGCATCAACGGCGCGCTCGACGCCACGGTGGGCGGCGCGCCGCTCGCCCTCGAGCCCGAGACGGCCCGCGTGCTCGCCGCCGCCCTCGCCGTCGCCGCGGCGAGCGAGGGCGCCTTCGACATCACCGTGGAGCCACTCGTGCGGCTGTGGGGCTTCCTCGGCGGACCCAAGCGCGTGCCGAGCGCGGCGGAGATCGCCGCCCTGCGGCCGCGGGTGGGCCGCGCGCTGCTCGCGCTCGATCCCGCCAGCGGGCTTGCGGCCGCACGGGCGGGCGTGCGCATCGACCTGGGCGGCATCGCCAAGGGCTATGCCGTCGACTGCCTGCGCGACTCGCTGCTCGCCATGGGCATGCGCGACGCGCTCGTGGACCTCTCGGGCAACATCGCGCTGCTCGGCGCCCCGCCCGGTCGCGACACCTGGCGGTTGGGCCTGCGCGATCCCGCCGATCGCGAAGCCACGCTGGGCACGCTCCGCCTGCCGAGGCCGGCCGTGGCGACCAGCGGCGACTACGAGCAGTTCTTCGCCGCCGACGGCAAGCGCTACGGGCACATCCTCGATCCGCGGACGGGCTGGCCCGTGGACTCGCTCGCCTCGGCGACCGTCGTGATGGACAGCGCGATGCAGGCCGACGCCTGGGCCACCGCGCTCTGCGTGCTCGGCCCCAGCGCAGCGCGCCGCCTCGCGCGCGAGCGCCATGACCTGGAGGCCATCCTCGTCGAGCGGCGGGACGAGGGCCCCGACCTGGTTTGGGTCGAGGAGGGCCTTGCCGCGTCCTTCAGCCTGGATCCCGCCCTGGCCGAGCGCTACGCCCTGCGCCGCTTCTAG
- a CDS encoding TlpA family protein disulfide reductase, translating into MRKTIALTLLACALPAAAGSAPSKPDPAWIALSRHPLLPLDAPAGEAPRVAPPVAGRPLLLHFWASWCAPCRRELPDLDARLARWLDAGLELRAVSIDREPEKARHFAAELALSMPLYLDGPTGLARTLDLPALPCTYLFDGDGTLRFVLRGSNPQDLAVLESTLGQMLPPQAAPAPAALGAR; encoded by the coding sequence ATGCGCAAGACCATCGCCCTGACCCTGCTCGCGTGCGCGCTGCCGGCTGCGGCCGGCAGCGCACCGAGCAAGCCAGACCCGGCGTGGATTGCCCTGAGCCGGCACCCCCTGCTGCCGCTGGACGCTCCGGCAGGCGAAGCCCCACGCGTCGCGCCCCCCGTGGCCGGCCGCCCCCTGCTCCTGCACTTCTGGGCGAGCTGGTGCGCACCCTGTCGGCGCGAGCTGCCGGACCTCGACGCGCGTCTCGCTCGCTGGCTGGACGCCGGCCTCGAGCTGCGTGCCGTCTCCATCGACCGCGAGCCGGAGAAGGCGCGCCACTTCGCGGCCGAGCTCGCGTTGAGCATGCCGCTCTACCTCGATGGTCCGACCGGTCTGGCGCGCACGCTCGATCTGCCGGCGCTCCCCTGCACCTACCTCTTCGATGGGGACGGCACACTGCGCTTCGTTCTGCGCGGTTCGAATCCGCAGGACCTTGCCGTGCTCGAGTCAACGCTCGGCCAGATGCTGCCGCCTCAGGCGGCGCCGGCCCCAGCAGCGCTGGGAGCCCGCTGA
- a CDS encoding DUF4266 domain-containing protein produces MLRVQPRPLLIAIALTTAFAVGGCAGARPYERELLADPIMDFAVESGSEARELKWLEAREGSLGGVGGAGGGCACK; encoded by the coding sequence ATGCTGCGCGTCCAGCCCCGCCCGCTGCTGATCGCCATCGCGCTCACGACCGCCTTCGCCGTCGGCGGCTGCGCCGGCGCGCGTCCCTACGAGCGCGAGCTGCTTGCGGACCCGATCATGGACTTCGCCGTCGAGAGCGGGTCCGAGGCTCGGGAACTGAAATGGTTGGAAGCGCGCGAAGGCTCCCTGGGTGGAGTCGGCGGTGCCGGAGGCGGCTGCGCATGCAAGTGA
- a CDS encoding DUF3570 domain-containing protein — protein MVGSARRLPGWSRRCRRRLRMQVSIRQCAACLGLLAAGAGGALPARADFAPEEQSAGVLFHYFADLEGVQVRSHYLAYGLDLGGHRLDIEFDHERVLIPAVQGTIGSQEAADAITAASRPIAGAGDAFSDYTKIRNALQVGMALGPATIGLYRSEEVDYRASQVSAGVARDLLGEQLNLALGASYGWDRIEPLRDEESPAPTDKNSLHFNLVATQILDPQTVLRLGIEVNQMTGLQHNVYRAVYAGGQRLPELHPDMRRREDLFIKLNRYLGERASLNADYRYYRDDWQLDSHTLGLRLNQYLGEDLTVRYRYRYYSQSGAWFWAEEYATTAGIDGYRSGDYRLGAFDAHLFGGRLEWAPAALAASFGWLREARLRLGYERYFNTNAFAANVFETGLSLTF, from the coding sequence ATGGTTGGAAGCGCGCGAAGGCTCCCTGGGTGGAGTCGGCGGTGCCGGAGGCGGCTGCGCATGCAAGTGAGCATCCGGCAGTGTGCGGCCTGCCTGGGGCTGCTGGCGGCCGGCGCCGGCGGCGCGCTGCCTGCGCGCGCAGACTTCGCACCCGAAGAGCAGAGCGCGGGCGTGCTCTTCCACTACTTCGCCGACCTGGAGGGCGTCCAGGTGCGGTCGCACTATCTCGCCTACGGACTCGACCTGGGCGGACACCGACTGGACATCGAGTTCGACCACGAGCGCGTTCTGATTCCGGCTGTGCAGGGCACGATCGGCAGCCAGGAAGCCGCCGATGCGATCACCGCCGCCAGCCGGCCGATCGCCGGCGCCGGCGATGCCTTCAGCGACTACACGAAGATCCGCAACGCTCTGCAGGTCGGGATGGCGCTCGGCCCGGCGACGATCGGCCTCTACCGCTCGGAAGAAGTGGACTACCGCGCGAGTCAGGTCTCAGCGGGCGTGGCGCGCGACTTGCTCGGCGAGCAGCTCAATCTCGCCCTCGGCGCCAGCTACGGCTGGGACCGGATCGAACCGCTGCGCGACGAGGAGTCGCCTGCTCCCACCGACAAGAACAGCCTGCACTTCAATCTCGTCGCAACGCAGATCCTCGATCCGCAGACGGTGCTGCGACTGGGAATCGAGGTGAATCAGATGACCGGCCTCCAGCACAACGTCTATCGCGCAGTCTACGCGGGAGGTCAACGCCTGCCCGAGCTGCACCCCGACATGCGGCGACGCGAGGACCTCTTCATCAAGCTCAACCGCTACCTCGGCGAGCGGGCGAGCCTGAACGCCGATTACCGCTACTACCGCGACGACTGGCAGCTCGACTCGCACACGCTGGGCCTGCGGCTCAACCAGTACCTGGGCGAGGACCTCACCGTGCGCTACCGCTATCGCTACTACAGCCAGAGCGGCGCCTGGTTCTGGGCCGAGGAGTACGCGACGACCGCGGGCATCGACGGCTATCGCAGCGGCGACTATCGGCTCGGCGCCTTCGACGCGCACCTCTTCGGCGGCCGCCTCGAGTGGGCCCCCGCCGCCCTCGCGGCCAGCTTCGGCTGGCTGCGCGAGGCGCGCCTGCGCCTGGGCTACGAGCGCTACTTCAACACCAACGCCTTCGCGGCGAACGTCTTCGAGACCGGGCTCAGCCTGACCTTCTAG